The nucleotide window CTCTTATGTTCAAAAGAATGATATCCTAACTCTATCAGATTGCTATCCAGCCCTTTCAACTGTTCAACACTCATTATCTTCTCCTTTCCCTCAATCCAATAATCGTAATTTCCTACATAAGAAAATGGAACAAAAAAAGATGCTTTTAATTGATATTTTTCAAGTAATGGGACGGCAAAAATAAGTTGATTTTCAGTAACATCGTCAAAGGTAATAATAACGCTTTTTTTAGGCAAAAAATTACGACTTCCCAATTCATCAAAATGAAATGTCTGATAGCCATTGTCATGCAAAAACTTAAAATGAGATTCAAGTTTTTCGGTAGAAACAGTTAAATCTTTGGATTTTAAAACATCATCTGTAACATTGTGGTACATTAAGATTGGCAACTTCGACATTAATTTTTTTTTTTGTAATATTGATGACTTTTCAAATTTAACTTTTTTATTTATAAATAGCCCATACAATAATGAGAATTTTAGTCATTCAACAAAAAAGGATTGGTGACGTACTTACAAGTACGATAATATGTAATAATTTAAAAAAACAATATCCAGATGCTACAATTGATTACATGTGTTATACCAATAGTCTTGATGTACTAATAGGAAATCAGAATATTGACAACGTAATACCTCTTCCTCATAAAGTAAGAAAAAATTATTTCTCGTTATTTAAGTTTATTTTTGAGATTCGAGCAAAAAAATATGACGTTGTCATTGATGTTTACAACAAACTGGAAACCAATCTAATTACGATGTTTACCGGTGCCAAAATTAAAATTGGCTACCATAAATGGTACACAACTGTTTTCTATACTCATAATTTAAAACGTTTTGACAATAATGAAAAACCAAAATATGGTTTTGCCATTGATAACAGACTTTTGCTTCTGGAACCGTTAAAACTGGATAAAAACAAAATAGATCCATATCCTAAACTATTTGTGAGCCCAAAAGAAAAAGAAGAAACGATTTCACTTTTTGAAAAACACAAAATTGACAGAACCAAAACAACAATAATGATAAGTTTGCTTGGCAGCGAAAAAAACAAAACTTATCCATTGGAATATATGACCAAAATTGTAGAATATGTTGCAAATCATAAAGATGTAACAATTCTTTTTAATTATTTTGACAGTCAAATTGAAGATGCCAAAACGATATATAATTCCTGTTCCAAAGAGACTCAGGAAAAAATACGTTTCGATTTGTTTGGTAAAGATTTAAGGTCATTTGTAGCCATAATGAACGAATGCGATTTGATTATTGGCAATGACGGAGGAGCTATCAATATGGCAAAAGCGCTGAACAAACCTGCTTTCACAATTTTTTCACCATTTGTGGAAAAAAATATCTGGGCAACATTTGAAGATGGTTCAAAAAATATATCCGTTCACCTAAAAGACTTCAGGCCTGATTTATTTACGGATATTGACCATAAAGAGATAAAGAAAAACCACACTTCGTTGTACCAACTACTCACACCTGAACTTTTTAAAGATAAAATCGATTTTTTTATAACCAACAATTCATAATACCGCTTACTTTTTATTTTATAAAAATCAAATCCGTCAAAAACCTATCCAATCGTATTAATGGATGTTTCTATTATTATAGTCAATTACCGAAGTTGGAAACCATTACTTAATTGTCTGGAATCGATACTTTGCACAAATAAAACAAACATCCGTTTTGAAGTAATCATAGTTGACAATTTCTCGAATGATGGACAATTTGATTTCTTTCAAAATAAATTTAAGGATTTTATTTTCATCAAAAACAATAGTAATTTGGGTTTTGCCAATGGGTGTAATCTGGGCGCAAGACAGGCAAAAGGGAACTATTTTCTCTTTTTGAATCCCGACACCAAGATTTCGGCCAACACACTTGAAACTCTTTTTTTTTCATACAAAAAACATTCAGAAATAGGTATATTGTCGTGCATTCAGGTTGACAAAAACAACCGCCCTTATTACCAGAAAAATATTTTCCCATCACTGATTCTGATTTTTGGAATAAGCCGTTTTTTGTATCGAAAAACAATTAATCAATTTGATTCAAATGGGGAATTGTTTTATCCTGACTGGATTTCTGGAGCACTGATTTTCATCAGCAAAGATTGGTTTAAAGAAGTTAATGGCTGGAATGAGGACTATTGGCTTTATTTTGAAGATGTTGAAATCTGCAAAAAAATAAGTAAAAAAGGAGTAAAAATCGCAGTAACCCAAAATACCGCAGTTTTACACGAACATGGAGGCTCATCGAGAAATGATTTTGAAACAGAATATATCTGCAAAACAGAAGTTATTATTTCGAAACATATTTACATAAACAATAATTTTAATACTTTTTCTAAAGTACCGGCTCACCTATCCCTAATTGTTTTTACGCTTCTTGAAAAAAGTTTTCTGTCGCTTTTAAGTCTATTTTTGTTTTCTAATTTAAAATTAAAAGCCAATAGATACATTCTCAAAAATCTTTGCACTTATTATTTTTACGCCATAAAAAAGCAAACTTGGTTAAGTAAACAATCTTTAAATTATGACAAATAGCAATGCCTATAAATTGTCCGTATTAATCATAACTTTAAATGAAGAAAAGCATTTAAAAGCTTTGTTATCGGATTTGGATTTTGCCGATGAGATTGTGATTGTAGATTCTTTTAGCACTGATAAAACGGAAAACATTGCAAAATCATTCCACAAAGTAAGCTTTATACAGCATAAGTTTGAAAATTTTTCTGACCAAAGAAATTTTGCAATCAATCAATCAAAAAACGACTGGATTCTATTTCTGGATGCCGACGAAGTTTTGACTCCCGAATTAAAACAAGAAATAATAGAGACATTACAAAACAATCAAACCTATTCAGCTTATTTTTTTGAACGAATTTTTATGTTTGAGGATTCGGTTCTTAAATACAGTGGCAATCAAACCGATAAAATCATTAGACTTTTCAATAAAAATTTGGCTCGATACGATGAAAAAAAATTGGTTCACGAAAAACTGATTGTAAATGGTAAAATTGCCTTTTTAAAAAACAAACTCATTCACTATACTTATTTGAGTTACCAAGATTACAGGGAAAAAATTATTTTTTATGGTAAGTTAAAAGCCTTGGAAAAGTTTTCAGAAAAAACAAAACCAACAGTGTTGCATCAGTTATTCCATCCAGTTTATAATTTTCTATACAATTATTTCATCAGATTAGGGTTTCTTGATGGCAAAAAAGGCGTAATTATTTGTTACCTAAATGCCTATTCAATAGTTATTCGGTATCAGGAATTAAAAAAATTGTGGAATCAAAACAGGAGACTTATTTCTTCCAAAACTTAAGCTTTTTCTTTAATCTTTTTTTTCTGTAAAATTTTTCCTGAAAATCAGCAGTATGTTTCCAAAGTGTCTCAAAAACGAGATTTTCTGGTTCCCCCGAAAGTTTTGCGTATTCGTTGCTCATTACCACAACCATTTCTTTTACAGGAGTTAGCCTGCACAAATTTTTCATTCGCAAATCAAACGACATTTTTTCATGAAAACTCATTCGGTTCAAATCAACCAAGAAGAAATCATATTTCCCTTCAGAATTCTTTTTAATTAATGTATTCCCTGGAGAATGATCTTTGAATTCTATACCTTTTTGATGCAAAGAATAAGAAAAATGGACAAACTGGCGAAGGATATTTTCATGATCGGGATAAGAAGGTATCTCTAGCAACTCTCTATAAGTCAGGTCGCAATCTAAATGTTCGCTGGCATAGTAACTATCTTTCAACCCTATCCAATCGTAATTTTCGAGATAAGCTAAGGGTTGCGGTGTTCCAATTCCTTTTTCCAACAAAAGTGTGGCATATTCAAAAGAACGTCTGGCCTTAGATTTTCTAAAATACCTATAAGCTATCTTGTTGATTAAATTTGGAATCTTGAATGATTTTATGTTCATCGTCACCCCATCAAGATCAAACAACTTGATGATATTTCTTTTGCCATCGCCAAAGAGTTTCCCTGTAGTTTTGAAATCTGATATACAAAGTAAAATTTTATTCTCGATTGACTTAACAGAGGGAGACGTTTGATATTTCATTGAAAAAATATTAGAAAGACAAAAGTAAGAATTGCATTCTAGACTTCAAATTTTTTATGTAATTTTACCCAAATTTCGATCAATGAGTTACCCTAATTGCACTTTAGTTACCCCAACATATAATTGGCCTGAAGCATTAAACCTATTACTTCTGAGCATTTTACATCAAACTATATTACCAAATGAAGTAATTATTGCAGATGATGGTTCGACTAAAGACACAAAGGAATTAATTTCAGAATTTCAAAAAACATTTCCTGTTCCATTAATACATATCTGGCATGAAGACTTAAAAAACAGAAAGCCGGCAATTATGAATAAAGCTATCGCTGCTTCAAAATATGATTACATTATTGAAATAGATGGCGATATAATAATGAATAAACATTTTATAAAAGACCATTTGGATAATGCACAAAAAGGTCACTATCTATTTGGTTCTCGGGTTAATATTAAAAAAGGTTATTTAACAAAACTATTTTCAAAAAAGAAAATTCATTTTAATATTCACTCAAAAGGAATAAAAAAAAGAGGCAGAACTATACGATTACCTTATTTAATGCGTTTTTCAAAAAGCATCAATACACGTTCACCAAAATTGAGGGGCTGTAATATGTCGTTTTGGAAATCTGATTTCATAAAGATCAATGGATTCAACGAAAATTTGGTTGGGTGGGGAATCGATGACTCTGAAATGATTCAACGAATGCACAACATTGACATTCAAGGAAAAAGGCTCAAAAACTGTGGTGTGGTATATCATATTTATCACGTTGAACAATCTAGAAGCCAGCTTGCAATAAATGATGAAATTTTAAAACAGACTACTGAAAAGAAATTAATTTTTATCGAAAAAGGAATAAATCAATATTTATAACATGTTTGACATCGCCATAATTCTTATTAATTATAATTCAAGTAAACATACTATAAATTGTATTCGATCCATAGTAGATAATACTTCCGAAAAAATTAACTATCAAATTATCATCACTGATAATTGTTCTAGAAAGGAGGATTATTTTTCGCTAAAAACTTTTTGTGAAACAATTTCAATTCCTAATTTAAAACTCTACAGAAGTAATATTAATACTGGCTTTGGTGGAGGAAACATGAACGGAGTCCAACATTCAAATGCAAAATATTATGCATTTATCAATAATGACACTTTACTTTTAAACGATTGTTTGTCTATTCTAAAAGACACCCTAGACAATAATCCAGAAATAGGACTCGCTGGAGGGCAATCACATAAAGAGAATGGTGATTTTATGGTCTCTTTGGATCATTTTACGTCACCTTTAAAAGAGATTGCTGGCCGGGATTTTCTTGAATTCATTAACCCCAAAAAATACCCGAAAAGAAAAATAAGACATTTAACTCCGACACAAGTCAGCTTTGTACCAGGCAGTTTTATGTTCCTAAGAGCTGAGGATTTTAATAGAATCGGAGGGTTTGACACCAATATATTCCTTTATTATGAAGAAACCGATTTGTGCCTCAGATTGAAAAAAATATCCAAACATGCTTGTTTGGTTCCTGATGCAAAATTCATTCATTTACATGGTGCAAGCACAGAACAAAAATCTATTGACATAAAAAAGGAAATAAAAATATCGTTGCTATATGTAATAAGAAAACATTACGGGTTCTTTGGGCATAAAATTATTTTAGTCCATCAGATAGTAAAGTATTTTTTCAGCAGTCTTTTTAAACCAAAAAACTGGTCCCTTTTTATCTTAATACTTGGTGGTGCTCACATAAGTAAATCATTGAAATCAAAGCAAACGATAACAACTTTAGAATGAAAATAACCAAAAAAATAAAACATTATTTCACCAGAATTCGAAAAATCTATAGAATCGAAAGAGAGAATTCTGAAATAAAGTTTAAACCTTTGGAGGAATTAAATCGAGTTCCGTTATTATTTGAACCATCGGAAAAACCAAAAGTTTCTATAATAATCCCTTTTTATAATCAAGAAAATTACACTTGGAATTGTTTATTTTTTTTAAACAAATATTTGACAAATGATATCCCCTATGAAATTCTATTAATTAATGACAACAGCTCTGAAAAATGTGATTTCAATTTAATAAAAGGAATTTCAATTCATAAAAACACTGAACATTTAGGCTTTTTGAAAACCATAAATAAAGGAATTCAGTTAGCCAAAGGGGAATATATTTACACTTTAAACAACGACACTGAAGTACAAGAAAATTTCTTGACCGAATTATTTTTTGTTTTCGAAAATTTCAAAAATGTTGGGGCCGTCGGTTCCAAATTACTCAATCCAAACGGAAATCTTCTCGAAGCAGGAGCTGTTTTTAAAAAAGACTTCAATTACAAACAAATTGGTCTTTCTAAAAAAACATATTATCCCGAAGTAAATTATATTGTAAAAGTAGATTATTGCTCGGATTCCAGTTTGTTGTTTAAAAAAAATGATGACAATGGAAACATCAATTTGTTCGATGAGCAATTTTCACCAGCCTTATTTGAAGAAAAAGACTTTTGTCTCAACTTAAAACAAGTACAAAACAAAGAAATATACTACACTCCGTTTTCAAAGGTTGTACATTTTAATGACAAAACTTACAATTCATCTAAAAGCAAAGCACTTTACAAAGCCAATTTTGAAAAATTCAAAGCAAAATGGAAAAAACAGCTTAACGGAATAAAAGCCACAACTATTGAAAATAGGATTCAAGAAATTTACAATAAAAAATCTATTGTTTTCTTTAATGCAATGATTCCTGAATTTGACAGGGATTCTGGCTCCAATAGATTGAAAGAAATAATAAAGAGCTACATTGAACTTGACTTTCATGTTACCTTAATATGTCCATCTGTTTATAAAGATAATTACTACATTCCTTTTTTTCAAAAAATGGGGGTTAATGTATATTATGAGCATAAAATGTTTGCCGGTTTTAGATTTTACCTAATAAATCAAAAAATAAAAGCCTCTTTTACTTGGTTTTACGGTCCAAAACAATTTGTATCATATTATAAATCAGTAAAAAAAATAATGCCAAAAACAAAATTGATTTATGATATGGTAGATATTCACCATTTAAGATACAAAAGGGGAATTGAACTGGATCCTTTAAGAATTTCATTTAGAAAAAAGTATTTAAAATACAAGAAAATGGAATTAAAAGCCTCTGAATTAGCTAATTATGTAATCACTATTTCAAAATTTGAGGAAGATTACATGGAATCCATCTGTTCAAAAAATAAAATAATTACAATATCTAACATTCATTATCCAAAAATAAGCATTGAGGAAACCTTACCTTTTGAAGAGCGAAAAGACATGCTTTTCATTGGTTCTACGCACTCGCCAAACGTTGATGCACTGAATTACTTATATAATGAAATCATGCCTTTGGTTTGGAACGAAATTCCGGATTTAAAAGTAAATATTATTGGTACCGTAAATGAAGTTATCAAGGATATAGAACACCCTAACTTAGTTTTCTTGGGCTATGTTGAAAACATTGACGATCTCTTTATCTCAAATAAATTCATGATTGCTCCGCTAAGATATGGAGCCGGCGTGAAAGGAAAAATAGGACAATCTTTTGAATATTATTTGCCTGTCATAACCTCATCAATTGGAGCAGAAGGAATGCATTTGATACACAAAGAAAATGCTTTGATTGAAGACACAAAAGAAGGATTTGCCGAAGCTATAATTGACTTATACACCAATAAAGAATTATGGGAAAAGCTGCAAAGCAACTCTGAAGCTAGTTTATACCCTTTTTCTAGTGAAATGTTAAAGAAAACACTTCTAAAAATAAGCTCAATTAACTAGCCCCCCTTCTTCCTTTTATTTAAAAATAGCATCAATTATATTGTAGCATGTTTCCCTGTCATTGTTATTGGCAAAATAGTCTTTTCCGTAATTTGATATTTCAGAATATACCTTTTCATTGTTGATTAACAATTCTATATCAGCTGCAAATTCTCGAGGAACATTGGCCACCAAACATCCATTATTCGTTTTGTTGACCATACCGTCCACTCCCCTAACATTACATACTACTGGCAGCCCGAAAGACAGCGCTTCTACTACTTTAATCTTAAGGCCAGTACCGGACAGCATAGGACAAATAGCTATTTTTGAATCAGAATAATAATCATCCAAATTCTCGACAAAATCCAACTTATCAACATTGTCAAAATCAGAAATATAATTACAAATTTTACCTATTACTAGAATTTTTAATTTTTTATTTAACAAAGGATAAACCTCCTTAAAAAACCAATTTGCTCCATCAATATTATGCGAATTACTACTGGCTACATAAATTAAATCATATTTTTTACTCGATGAAACTTTACTGAATTTATTTTCAATTATATGTGAAAGCGTAATAACTTCTTTTTTTAGAAATTGTGAAAAGAGATAATTTTCCTCGGCAGAAATAACGAATATCTTATCAAAACGATTGAGTATTTCTATTTCTTTTTGAAAATATTTTCCGAGATTAAAACCTTTCAAATTTTGAAATTGAGAGGTCAAAAAATCGTGTGTATCGATACAGAGCTTAGTATTTTTAACATACGGATTATCAATTACAAATCCTGCCCAATAGGCATAGGAAATAATGATATAATCGTATTGATTCGACTTCAAAATGCTATTGAAATCGGATTGATGTGTGAAACGTATCCTGCTGAAATGCTTTATTCTGCCCAAAATCTTATTAGGGATAGAATAAAATAAAGAATATTTTAATTTATTCTTCCTTAAAATGAATTCTTTCAACAAATATCCTCTACGAATTAAATTGCGTTCTTCCATCTCTTTGATTGATTCATAGGAATAAACACTTGTTTCAACACCTACCAAATCCACTTCGATTGAACGGCTTTTAAAATAGTGTAACAATGCATTTGCTCTTGAATTGTTACCTTGATTTGGTAATAAAGGATTTTCTGGATAGAAATATAATATTCGCATTAAAAAAATGTTTTTACAAAAGTAAATTTAATAATTGATTCTAAGAATTAGAAAAAAGGGTTTAATCAAAAAAACAATAAAATCCTAAGCTTCAAACACAAACAAACTTCCCTAAAATTTTAAGTTATTACTTTAAAATAAATTGACTTTAAAAAACTAAATTTGAAAAAAGAACAAAATTAGTTATCTTTTAAACATTTGATTTACCAATAAAGTTTGACACTTTTTTATGAAAATAGTAAACAATAAAAAAATAATTTTAGCAATCACAGATGATTTCAAAATCAGATGTAGTATTGAAGATAATTTAAAGTACTTAGGTTTCGAAGTTACAGCTATAATTCCCGAAGTAACTGAAAAATTTGAATATAGAAATTTTAAGGAATGGGCTTTAAATTTTATTCGGAAAAACCTTTTTAGAGACAAAGAATATAAAAAAACATTAAGACAAAATTTTGAACGTGAAGTTCTTTTAAAAAAACTATCCAAAGCAGATTACACCCTTACAATTCGTGCCGATAGATTCGAAGATGATTTCATACACAAACTGTTAAAATGTTCACCAAAAAATTATTCATACCAATGGGATGGATTAAAAAGATATGAGAGGATAATTAAATTGGTTCCATACTTTACTAAGTTTTATGTTTTTGATAAAACCGATTTATCACAAAAAAACAAAACCTATCCTACAACAAACTTTTATTTTGATTGCTACCCACATTTGCTTGAAAATAGAAATCCTAAATATGATATTACTTTCATAGGATCTTACGACAATAGAATTGAGAAATTAATACCAATCTGTGAATCATTGTACAATAAAGGATATAAATTAAATATTTTTCTATTCTGTCCTGACGAAAGAGAACCCAATTCGTATCCTTTTTTAAAACACAGTAGAACTCCCTTCAGCTACTATGAATATTTGAAAATAATATCCGACACAAAGTGTATTATGGATTTGCATCATGAGTCAATACACAACGGGTTATCATTTAGATCATTCGAAGCTCTTGGCTATAACAAAAAGTTACTCACAACAAATCTATCAGTTAAGGATTATGATTTTTATAATCCGCAAAATGTTTTTTTTCTACAAAAGACAAATAATTTAAGTAAAATGGACGAGTTTCTCAATTCCGATTATAAAGAAATTGATCCCGTTATTAAAAACAAATACAGCTTCACCAATTGGATTAAATACATTTTAGAAATTGACGGTCATACCCCAATTGAAATACCCTAAAACAAAAATGTCATAATTTTAAAGTCATTTTAAGTAACTTTGACATCCATATTCAATTCAAAAAATGAAAATATCAGTTGCACTATGTACATATAATGGTGAAAAATTTCTTTATGAACAGATAGATTCAATATTGAATCAAACGATTAAAGTTGATGAAATAATTGTTTGTGATGATTGTTCTTCGGACAACACTTTATCAATATTGAAAAAGTATGAAAAAGTTAATCCAAGTATTTTTAAAATTAATCAAAATGAGGTCAACCTAAAGAGCAATAAGAATTTCGAAAAGGCAATTGGACTTTGCAGTGGTGATTATATCTTTTTATCAGATCAAGATGATATTTGGAGAAATGACAAAGTTGAAAAAACACTAGCCGTTTTTAATCAAAATCCAGACGCAGAAGGTGTTTTTTCTAATGGAGTATTAATAAATAATAAAGGAGAAGTTATTTACAAAGACAACTCATTATGGGATTCCTTTTCTTTTTATGAATCAAAAATAGACAAACCGATTGATCTATTCGATTTTCTTATTACAAACGGTAATTATTTGACGGGCGCCTCACTTTGTATTCGAAAAGAAGTGAAAATTTTTTGCTTCCCTTTTATGACTATGGAAGACTTCTTACATGACGAATGGCTTGCTTCAATTTTGACAAAAAAAAGGACATTATTCTATACAACTGAAAAACTAATTTCTTACCGCTTACATGATTCTCAGCAGTTAGGAATTGGGGATGAAAATAAATTTAGTGATTATAGCAATAATGTAATTCGAATACAAAAAACTATAATCAAAACAAAAAAGCCAAAATCATATAAGGATTATAAATTTTTAACAAATCTATATTACTCCAGATATGAAAGATATGTAAAATTAAAAGATCAAAATATTGATTCTCCTATCATTTTCGAATTAATAAATGCCGTTATCGAATTTTATACTAAGTTTGATCTTGAGATGAAAGAGAAGCACCCAATTCGTTATTTTTTCAGAAAAAGAAAAGATAAAATGAAAGGCAAAAGACAAATTGACGCTCAATTTATTACCCCGAAAACAAATCGATAAATTACAACAATGAACACAAAAGCCCGAATCATATCATTTTATTTACCTCAATATCATCCAATTCCTGAAAATGATGAATGGTGGGGAAAAGGCTTTACTGAATGGACCAATGTGGGCAAGGCAAAAGCTTTGTTTAAAAAACATTATCAGCCCCGTATTCCCGCAGATTTAGGCTATTATGATCTCCGTGTTCCAGAAACCCGTAAAGCACAAGCGGATATGGCCCGTGAATATGGTATTGAAGGTTTTTGCTATTGGCATTATTGGTTTGGCAATGGCAAACGATTAATAGAGAGACCTTTTAATGAAGTAATCGAATCAGGCGAACCAGATTTTCCTTTTTGTTTGGCTTGGGCTAATGAAACATGGAAGGGTTTTGATCATGGGCTACAGAATCGAAATGTTTTAATCGAACAATTGTACCCTGGTATTGAAGACTATACGGCTCATTTTAATGAAGTTTTGCCTGCGTTTAAAGACAAAAGATATATCACAATTGACAACAAACCGGTTTTCATGATTTACAAACCGCTAGCCGACCCAGAAATCCCTTTGTTTATAGAAACTTGGCGTAAACTAGCAGTTGAAAATGGACTAATGGGAATTTATTTCATAGGACACAGTATGGATTTTACAATCAGCGACCAAAAACTATTGAAAACTGGAATTGATGCTATAAATACGGTTCGATTAAACGATTTTTTGTCTGACAAAAAATCGCTTTCCAGAAAATTCTATAAAAGATACAACAAGATTTTTAGAAACAATATTAAAGTATTCCCCTATAAAATTGCTTCTCAAAAATTTATTTCCCCTGATCTAGATAAAAAAGAAAATGTTTACCCTAGCATTATTCCCGGATGGGATCATAGTCCCCGCAGTGGTCGTGAAGGATTAATTTTAACAGATGCTAATCCTGAATTGTTTGAAAAACACGTTAAAGAAGCAGTTGAAATTGTAAAAAATAAAAATGATGAACATAAAATTATTTTTATTAAATCATGGAACGAATGGGCAGAAGGGAATTATATGGAACCCGACTTACGCTGGGGAACAAAATTCCTTGAAGCATTAAAAAGACAAGTTTTAAAATAAATGTCTTTATTATTCGTTCAAATAATAAATCGAAAAAAACACTGGCTTCTAATACATTATAAATAAAACCAAATTTATTACGAAAAGAAAAGATTGAAATTAAATTAAACATTTAAAAGTATTTCTTCTCATGTTTACAATCAATATCGCTTAAAAATGAAAATTACAATAATAAGCTATGACAATTGGGGACTCAACAATCATTTAAAAATTGCTTTAGAAAAAAATGGGCATACTGTCCGTCATATTAATTTTTTTGATTTTAAATACAAATACCCTAATTTTCGATCTAAACTTTATAATCTAATTTTAAAAATAATATCTCGCAAAAACATAAAAAACATTTATTACGGAAACGAAATACTAAAAATACTAAGAGAAAACAACGAAACCCAAGACGTTATTTTAACCATTAAAGGAGAATTTATTGACCCTAAATCTATTTTGGAGTTTAAGAAATACACCAAAAAATCAATTGCCTTTTTTAACGACAGTATTTCTAGATGCCCTCGAACAAAAAATGTTATCACCTGTTTTGACGAAGTATATTCTTTTGAAAAAGAAGACTGCTTAAAATATAATTTGAAATTTATAACCAATTGGATTTACACCACCCCATCGACCAATAAACAAAAACAGTATCAGGTTTTTAATATTAGTTCCAAAGACAGGCGTTTTACGATAACAGAAAAAATAGCCTCAAGTTTAAAAGAAAAAAATATCAATTATAAAATTATAGTGTTTGACAAAAAAAATAAAACTCAAATATCAAATGTCGAATTCACATCGAAACAAATTCCTCTAGTAGAGGTTAACGATTATCTGAACAACTCCGAAGTTTTATTGGATATTAACAGGAAACATCAAAAGGGATTAACTTTTAGGGTATTTGAAAGCATTGGATTAGAAAAAAAACTAATTACCACAAATACCGACATTATTAATTATGATTTCTACAACCCTAATAACATCTTGGTTATAGACGAACAAAAGCCCGATATCCCATTGACTTTCTTCAATACTGATTATGAAAAAATACCGGAAGTCGTTTCTAATAAATATACGTTAGACCAATGGATCAAACAAGTTTTTTATTGATTCTTACAAAATATAACAAAATATTGTACATAAAACCTCCTATAAAAGTATATTTGCATTTTTTATAGTAAACCTATTTGATGTTTT belongs to Flavobacterium gilvum and includes:
- a CDS encoding polysaccharide deacetylase family protein → MSKLPILMYHNVTDDVLKSKDLTVSTEKLESHFKFLHDNGYQTFHFDELGSRNFLPKKSVIITFDDVTENQLIFAVPLLEKYQLKASFFVPFSYVGNYDYWIEGKEKIMSVEQLKGLDSNLIELGYHSFEHKRYATMSKEEILSDFEKSNFFIKNNGLKIKPVLAYPFGNYPKKSYEFGIFEKILSENGIIFGLRIGNRVNRFPFKDRYLVKRIDIKGEDNLLRFRLKLKIGKLKLF
- a CDS encoding glycosyltransferase family 9 protein is translated as MRILVIQQKRIGDVLTSTIICNNLKKQYPDATIDYMCYTNSLDVLIGNQNIDNVIPLPHKVRKNYFSLFKFIFEIRAKKYDVVIDVYNKLETNLITMFTGAKIKIGYHKWYTTVFYTHNLKRFDNNEKPKYGFAIDNRLLLLEPLKLDKNKIDPYPKLFVSPKEKEETISLFEKHKIDRTKTTIMISLLGSEKNKTYPLEYMTKIVEYVANHKDVTILFNYFDSQIEDAKTIYNSCSKETQEKIRFDLFGKDLRSFVAIMNECDLIIGNDGGAINMAKALNKPAFTIFSPFVEKNIWATFEDGSKNISVHLKDFRPDLFTDIDHKEIKKNHTSLYQLLTPELFKDKIDFFITNNS
- a CDS encoding glycosyltransferase family 2 protein; the encoded protein is MDVSIIIVNYRSWKPLLNCLESILCTNKTNIRFEVIIVDNFSNDGQFDFFQNKFKDFIFIKNNSNLGFANGCNLGARQAKGNYFLFLNPDTKISANTLETLFFSYKKHSEIGILSCIQVDKNNRPYYQKNIFPSLILIFGISRFLYRKTINQFDSNGELFYPDWISGALIFISKDWFKEVNGWNEDYWLYFEDVEICKKISKKGVKIAVTQNTAVLHEHGGSSRNDFETEYICKTEVIISKHIYINNNFNTFSKVPAHLSLIVFTLLEKSFLSLLSLFLFSNLKLKANRYILKNLCTYYFYAIKKQTWLSKQSLNYDK
- a CDS encoding glycosyltransferase family 2 protein, translated to MTNSNAYKLSVLIITLNEEKHLKALLSDLDFADEIVIVDSFSTDKTENIAKSFHKVSFIQHKFENFSDQRNFAINQSKNDWILFLDADEVLTPELKQEIIETLQNNQTYSAYFFERIFMFEDSVLKYSGNQTDKIIRLFNKNLARYDEKKLVHEKLIVNGKIAFLKNKLIHYTYLSYQDYREKIIFYGKLKALEKFSEKTKPTVLHQLFHPVYNFLYNYFIRLGFLDGKKGVIICYLNAYSIVIRYQELKKLWNQNRRLISSKT
- a CDS encoding glycosyltransferase family 2 protein; this encodes MSYPNCTLVTPTYNWPEALNLLLLSILHQTILPNEVIIADDGSTKDTKELISEFQKTFPVPLIHIWHEDLKNRKPAIMNKAIAASKYDYIIEIDGDIIMNKHFIKDHLDNAQKGHYLFGSRVNIKKGYLTKLFSKKKIHFNIHSKGIKKRGRTIRLPYLMRFSKSINTRSPKLRGCNMSFWKSDFIKINGFNENLVGWGIDDSEMIQRMHNIDIQGKRLKNCGVVYHIYHVEQSRSQLAINDEILKQTTEKKLIFIEKGINQYL
- a CDS encoding glycosyltransferase family 2 protein; translated protein: MFDIAIILINYNSSKHTINCIRSIVDNTSEKINYQIIITDNCSRKEDYFSLKTFCETISIPNLKLYRSNINTGFGGGNMNGVQHSNAKYYAFINNDTLLLNDCLSILKDTLDNNPEIGLAGGQSHKENGDFMVSLDHFTSPLKEIAGRDFLEFINPKKYPKRKIRHLTPTQVSFVPGSFMFLRAEDFNRIGGFDTNIFLYYEETDLCLRLKKISKHACLVPDAKFIHLHGASTEQKSIDIKKEIKISLLYVIRKHYGFFGHKIILVHQIVKYFFSSLFKPKNWSLFILILGGAHISKSLKSKQTITTLE